One window of Paenibacillus sp. FSL K6-3182 genomic DNA carries:
- a CDS encoding CpsD/CapB family tyrosine-protein kinase, with protein MSRLKNKRQIITLTNPRSPISESYRALRTNIEFSSIDEKLQVLMVSSAGPGEGKSTTITNLAVTFAQSEKKVVLIDADLRKPTAHHTFSISNRYGLSSIISQQCSLEEGIQVTDIPNLDVITSGAIPPNPAEMMGSKRMTATIEQLRQMYDIVLIDTPPLLAVTDAQIVSTKSDGVILVVDQGKVKRDIASKAVKNLESVNARILGVVLNNVKRKANEEAYYYYYGVQEK; from the coding sequence GTGTCTCGATTGAAAAATAAGCGTCAGATCATTACGCTAACGAATCCTCGTTCTCCCATATCAGAATCCTATCGCGCTCTGAGGACGAACATAGAGTTCTCATCAATAGATGAGAAATTACAGGTGCTAATGGTCTCTTCAGCAGGCCCTGGTGAGGGGAAGTCAACAACGATAACGAATCTGGCTGTCACTTTCGCGCAATCCGAGAAGAAAGTTGTTCTTATTGATGCCGATCTTCGTAAGCCTACTGCCCATCATACATTCTCTATCTCTAATCGTTACGGGTTGTCGTCGATTATTTCACAGCAGTGCTCGCTCGAGGAAGGAATACAAGTTACAGACATTCCTAATCTAGATGTGATTACATCAGGCGCCATACCGCCAAACCCGGCAGAGATGATGGGTTCAAAGCGGATGACGGCAACAATTGAGCAGCTTAGACAAATGTATGACATTGTGCTCATTGATACGCCGCCGCTGCTTGCAGTAACCGATGCACAGATTGTATCTACGAAAAGTGATGGTGTAATTCTTGTCGTTGATCAAGGAAAAGTAAAGCGGGATATTGCCAGCAAAGCTGTAAAAAACCTTGAGAGTGTAAATGCACGCATCTTGGGAGTAGTGCTGAATAATGTGAAGCGTAAGGCAAATGAAGAGGCTTACTACTATTATTATGGTGTTCAAGAGAAATGA